One Bradyrhizobium sp. ISRA464 genomic window carries:
- a CDS encoding L,D-transpeptidase family protein codes for MFRSLAIVLLLVSAGPAIAARLDAASINDAAAPAKMPGHNQFSASIAKLEILLDRAHFSPGEIDGKLGENAQKALVAFAGANGLSFDNVVTTDLWDKLAAASDGAVIVNYEIAKADVKGPFLKKLPAKMENMKNLPALNYTSPREALAEKFHMSEELLQAINPGKKFDKAGETIAVANVLQTGNSVPVARVEVNKTRQTVKAFDATGKLLAFYPATVGSAEKPTPSGTLKVTAIEKNPTYRYNPKYHFKGVKSKKPFTIRPGPNNPVGSMWINLSAEGYGIHGTADPSRISKAASHGCVRLTNWDAHALAAGVKRGTPVIFLDLTSRT; via the coding sequence ATGTTCCGATCGCTTGCCATTGTCCTTCTGCTTGTGTCGGCCGGGCCGGCGATTGCAGCACGGCTCGATGCCGCCTCCATCAATGACGCGGCGGCGCCGGCAAAAATGCCGGGCCATAACCAGTTCAGCGCCTCCATTGCCAAGCTCGAGATCCTGCTCGATCGCGCGCATTTTTCCCCCGGCGAGATCGACGGCAAGCTTGGCGAGAACGCGCAGAAGGCGCTTGTGGCCTTTGCCGGGGCGAATGGATTGTCGTTTGACAACGTCGTCACGACGGATCTCTGGGACAAGCTTGCCGCCGCCAGCGATGGTGCCGTGATCGTCAACTACGAGATCGCCAAGGCCGACGTGAAAGGACCGTTCCTGAAGAAGCTGCCTGCAAAAATGGAGAACATGAAGAACTTGCCGGCTCTGAACTACACCAGTCCACGCGAAGCGCTCGCCGAGAAATTCCACATGAGCGAAGAGTTGCTTCAGGCGATCAATCCCGGAAAGAAGTTCGACAAGGCCGGCGAAACAATTGCGGTTGCAAACGTCCTGCAAACCGGAAATTCGGTGCCGGTCGCGCGCGTCGAGGTGAACAAGACGCGGCAGACGGTCAAGGCGTTCGACGCGACGGGGAAACTGCTCGCGTTCTATCCCGCGACGGTCGGCAGCGCGGAGAAACCGACGCCGAGCGGAACGCTGAAAGTGACGGCGATCGAGAAGAATCCGACCTATCGCTACAATCCCAAATATCACTTCAAAGGCGTCAAATCGAAGAAGCCCTTCACCATCAGGCCCGGTCCGAACAATCCGGTCGGCTCGATGTGGATCAACCTCTCGGCGGAGGGCTATGGCATTCACGGCACTGCCGATCCCAGCAGGATCAGCAAAGCAGCCTCACATGGCTGCGTGCGATTGACCAATTGGGATGCGCATGCGCTGGCTGCGGGCGTCAAGCGCGGCACGCCCGTGATCTTCCTGGATTTGACGAGCCGGACGTGA
- a CDS encoding acetate/propionate family kinase — MSDSVLVLNAGSSSVKFGLFDIAPAEPELKCKGLLDEQEQVPRIVANDASGHQLFEKRRASGAAKDNGLFADIFAWIEDYLAGGRLAAVGHRIVHGGRDFSGPVLITEQTLAALDALTPLAPLHQPRCLAPVRAVQSLQPELTQIACFDTAFHHGLTPPASRFAIPRNLEARGIRRYGFHGLSFEYVAGRLAAIAPQWAGKRVVVAHLGNGASLCALHRGKSVDTTMGLTPLDGLVMGTRCGTIDPGVLLYLLQEEKMSADEVQHLLYEKSGLLGISGVSADMRALLASREAAAREAVDLFTFRVAAEVAVMANTLAGLDGLVFTGGIGEHAAEIRQQVCERLAWLGVRLDAAANAEGRPRIAAADSGVDVLIVPTSEETSIARHCAALLRSRADP, encoded by the coding sequence ATGTCCGATAGCGTCCTGGTGCTCAATGCCGGCTCCTCCAGCGTCAAGTTCGGCCTGTTCGACATCGCGCCGGCCGAGCCGGAGCTCAAATGCAAGGGCCTGCTCGACGAGCAGGAGCAGGTCCCTCGCATCGTGGCAAACGATGCGTCGGGCCATCAATTGTTCGAGAAGCGCCGCGCGAGCGGCGCGGCAAAGGACAACGGCCTGTTCGCCGACATATTTGCCTGGATCGAGGACTATCTTGCGGGCGGCAGGCTCGCCGCGGTGGGCCATCGCATCGTCCATGGCGGGCGCGACTTTTCCGGCCCTGTCCTCATCACCGAGCAAACCCTCGCCGCGCTGGATGCACTGACGCCGCTTGCGCCGCTGCACCAGCCGCGCTGCCTGGCGCCGGTTCGCGCGGTGCAATCGCTGCAGCCGGAGCTGACGCAAATCGCCTGCTTCGACACGGCCTTTCATCACGGCCTGACGCCGCCGGCGAGCCGCTTTGCCATCCCGCGGAATTTGGAAGCGCGCGGCATCCGCCGCTACGGCTTTCATGGCCTCTCCTTCGAATATGTCGCGGGGCGCCTGGCCGCGATCGCACCGCAATGGGCCGGCAAGCGCGTCGTGGTGGCGCATCTCGGCAACGGCGCGAGTCTGTGCGCCCTGCATCGGGGCAAGAGCGTCGACACCACCATGGGCCTGACCCCGCTCGACGGTCTCGTGATGGGCACGCGCTGCGGCACGATCGATCCGGGCGTGCTGCTGTATCTGCTGCAGGAAGAGAAGATGTCGGCCGACGAGGTGCAGCATTTGCTGTACGAAAAGTCCGGCCTGCTTGGCATATCCGGCGTGTCGGCCGACATGCGCGCGCTGCTGGCAAGTCGGGAGGCTGCCGCGCGTGAAGCCGTCGACCTCTTCACTTTCCGCGTCGCCGCCGAGGTCGCCGTGATGGCGAACACGCTCGCCGGTCTCGACGGCCTGGTGTTCACCGGCGGCATCGGCGAGCATGCCGCCGAGATCAGGCAGCAGGTCTGCGAACGCCTCGCCTGGCTCGGCGTCCGCCTCGATGCCGCAGCCAACGCCGAGGGGCGGCCGCGCATCGCGGCGGCAGACAGCGGGGTCGACGTGCTGATCGTCCCCACCAGCGAGGAGACAAGCATCGCGCGACACTGCGCGGCGCTGCTCCGTTCGCGAGCGGATCCGTAA
- a CDS encoding NUDIX hydrolase: MPKSSKLVAAKRGKVLLVRRRSDGLWMFPGGRRRARESGKDCLRREIKEELPKLKLGRLSLWKEVKARNKRSGRKMSDAIFIAKNAKGRLAIGDKKEIDRAVWQKPRGIRLTPTSRYIRDRLFPRKRGRRG, translated from the coding sequence ATGCCCAAGTCTTCCAAGCTGGTGGCCGCGAAACGCGGCAAGGTTCTTCTGGTACGACGCCGATCCGACGGTCTGTGGATGTTCCCCGGGGGGCGCAGGCGCGCTCGCGAGTCCGGAAAGGATTGTCTCCGGCGCGAAATCAAGGAGGAATTGCCAAAGCTCAAGCTCGGCAGGCTCAGCCTCTGGAAGGAAGTAAAGGCAAGGAACAAGCGCTCAGGCCGCAAGATGAGCGACGCGATCTTCATCGCCAAGAACGCCAAGGGCAGGCTGGCGATCGGCGACAAGAAGGAGATCGACCGCGCCGTCTGGCAGAAGCCCCGGGGCATCCGCCTGACGCCGACGTCACGCTATATCCGTGACCGCCTGTTTCCGAGGAAGCGGGGACGCCGGGGATAG
- a CDS encoding lytic transglycosylase domain-containing protein has product MRFIVAVLAAFLALMVDVDRSPSPVPNDTPTTQASPVSEDSVSDAVPFAARFIESAVASEQPSWMVESATVEGETPAPASQPGNTAAEPQASAIDAFCRTLRDAAEASKIPVAFFARLIWQESRFRLNEVSHAGAQGVAQFMPETAAEVGLDDPFDPLKALLASAKLLRKLRDDFGNLGLAAAAYNAGPGRIQKWLARQRELPRETRDYVRIITGTRAEDWIEDADRLAIRIDLPREAPCEGIGGLSKSKDVTFVSALAAPGVTTIIRKAEAAEQAARLAAGRARKRLAILLKKTTPGAARLGKVRHVVAHAKTRSAKGRAIRLASRERSSS; this is encoded by the coding sequence ATGCGATTCATCGTCGCGGTGCTTGCCGCGTTTCTCGCCTTGATGGTCGATGTCGATCGTTCGCCAAGCCCAGTTCCAAACGATACCCCAACAACCCAAGCCTCGCCTGTTTCGGAAGACTCCGTATCCGACGCCGTTCCCTTCGCCGCCCGCTTCATCGAAAGCGCGGTTGCCAGCGAACAGCCGAGTTGGATGGTCGAGAGTGCGACGGTCGAGGGTGAAACGCCTGCGCCTGCAAGCCAGCCGGGCAATACCGCAGCCGAGCCGCAGGCATCCGCGATCGATGCGTTTTGCCGTACCCTGCGGGATGCCGCCGAGGCGAGCAAAATACCCGTCGCGTTTTTTGCGCGCCTGATCTGGCAGGAGAGCCGCTTCCGCCTGAACGAAGTGAGCCATGCGGGCGCGCAGGGCGTTGCGCAGTTCATGCCGGAGACGGCCGCGGAAGTCGGCCTCGACGATCCCTTCGATCCGCTCAAGGCGCTGCTCGCTTCCGCAAAACTGTTGCGCAAGCTGCGCGACGATTTCGGCAATCTCGGTCTTGCGGCTGCTGCCTACAACGCCGGCCCCGGCCGTATCCAGAAGTGGCTCGCCAGGCAGCGCGAACTGCCGCGCGAGACCCGCGACTATGTCCGGATCATCACCGGAACCAGGGCGGAGGACTGGATCGAGGACGCCGACCGGCTCGCAATCCGCATCGATCTGCCGCGCGAAGCACCCTGCGAAGGGATCGGCGGCTTGTCCAAGTCGAAGGATGTGACATTCGTCTCGGCATTAGCCGCGCCCGGCGTGACCACGATCATCCGCAAGGCCGAGGCCGCGGAGCAGGCGGCAAGGCTTGCTGCCGGCCGCGCGCGCAAGCGGCTTGCGATCCTGCTCAAGAAGACCACGCCGGGGGCTGCCCGGCTCGGCAAGGTGCGCCACGTCGTCGCACACGCCAAGACAAGGTCCGCGAAAGGCCGTGCCATTCGCCTGGCCTCGCGCGAGCGTTCATCGAGCTGA
- a CDS encoding Chromate resistance protein ChrB, which produces MSQPNWLLLTYKVPSEPGARRVALWRRVKAMGAVYLQNGVCLLPKTDAHIRQLKMIENEVAEMDGEAVILETVALDKSQEDKVVDRFKADRDEQYREFLGRCADFEKEIAKEFSINKFTYAELEEEDTDLKKLQGWLEKIKKLDFYGATLAAEAERQLKACEALLESYAQRVFEAQDENRVENRGENRIKD; this is translated from the coding sequence ATGTCACAACCAAATTGGCTGCTTCTGACCTACAAAGTTCCGTCCGAACCCGGTGCCAGGCGGGTCGCGTTATGGCGTCGCGTGAAAGCAATGGGCGCGGTCTATCTTCAGAACGGTGTTTGCCTGCTTCCGAAAACGGATGCGCACATCAGGCAGCTGAAGATGATCGAGAACGAGGTCGCCGAGATGGATGGTGAGGCCGTCATCCTGGAGACGGTCGCGCTCGACAAAAGTCAGGAGGACAAGGTCGTCGACCGCTTCAAGGCGGACCGCGATGAACAATATCGCGAATTCCTCGGGCGCTGCGCCGACTTCGAGAAGGAGATCGCAAAGGAATTCTCCATCAACAAGTTCACCTACGCGGAGCTCGAGGAGGAAGATACAGATCTCAAGAAGCTTCAGGGATGGCTGGAGAAAATCAAGAAGCTCGACTTCTACGGCGCAACGCTTGCCGCCGAGGCAGAGAGGCAACTCAAGGCCTGTGAAGCGCTGCTTGAGAGCTATGCGCAACGGGTATTTGAGGCCCAAGACGAAAATCGCGTCGAAAATCGCGGCGAAAATCGCATCAAGGATTGA
- a CDS encoding TrmJ/YjtD family RNA methyltransferase: protein MSGTDKTKAGHDLAGPVVILVEPQLGENIGMAARAMGNFALTRLRLVKPRDGWPNIAAQRAAAGADHIIGSVELFDTVEQAIADLTLVFATTARAHDQAKPVVGPEAAAREIVGHVGRGGGAGILFGRERSGLTNEEVALANRIITFPVNPGFASLNLAQAVLLTGYEWFKLSTAGALPFAMPERSEPASQHQIQAFFDNLVAELDKVEFLRPAEKRDTMLVNLRNIFTRMDPTKQDMHTLHGVVMAIAEGRKGPAKGGVLDGAQATRLRALLAEQGQGGATADNSSTVRGLARLLRRNPTDAERILWQALTRDRRFAGLFKRQTPVGRHIPDFVSFAHRIAIELVNPNESEAIAADRAKRRAWLEARDYRVVDMQVADVERDLDGELARLEASLRQGR, encoded by the coding sequence ATGTCCGGCACCGACAAGACCAAGGCAGGGCACGACCTTGCCGGTCCCGTCGTCATCCTGGTCGAGCCGCAGCTCGGCGAGAACATCGGCATGGCCGCGCGCGCGATGGGCAACTTCGCGCTGACCAGGCTTCGCCTCGTCAAGCCGCGCGACGGCTGGCCGAACATCGCCGCCCAACGCGCGGCCGCGGGCGCCGACCACATCATCGGTTCCGTCGAGCTGTTCGACACCGTCGAACAGGCGATCGCCGACCTCACGCTGGTGTTCGCGACCACGGCCCGCGCCCACGACCAGGCCAAGCCGGTGGTCGGGCCGGAGGCCGCGGCGCGCGAGATCGTCGGCCATGTCGGGCGTGGCGGCGGCGCCGGCATCCTGTTCGGGCGCGAGCGCTCCGGCCTGACCAACGAGGAGGTCGCGCTCGCCAACCGCATCATCACTTTCCCGGTGAACCCGGGCTTCGCCTCGCTCAACCTCGCGCAGGCAGTGCTGCTGACGGGCTATGAGTGGTTCAAGCTTTCGACCGCGGGCGCGCTGCCCTTCGCCATGCCCGAGCGGTCCGAGCCGGCGTCCCAGCACCAGATCCAGGCCTTCTTCGACAATCTCGTCGCCGAGCTCGACAAGGTCGAGTTCCTGCGGCCGGCGGAGAAGCGCGACACCATGCTGGTGAACCTGCGCAACATCTTCACCCGGATGGACCCGACCAAGCAGGACATGCACACGCTGCACGGGGTGGTGATGGCGATCGCCGAAGGGCGCAAGGGCCCGGCCAAGGGCGGGGTGCTCGACGGCGCCCAGGCGACGCGCCTGCGTGCGCTGCTCGCCGAGCAGGGGCAGGGCGGCGCAACCGCCGACAACAGCAGCACCGTCCGCGGGTTGGCGCGGCTGCTCCGCCGCAACCCGACCGATGCCGAGCGGATCCTGTGGCAGGCGCTGACGCGGGACCGCCGCTTCGCCGGCCTGTTCAAGCGCCAGACCCCGGTCGGCCGCCACATCCCCGATTTCGTCTCCTTCGCCCACCGGATCGCGATCGAGCTGGTCAACCCGAATGAGAGCGAGGCGATCGCGGCCGACCGCGCCAAGCGCCGCGCCTGGCTCGAGGCGCGCGACTACCGCGTCGTCGACATGCAGGTCGCCGACGTGGAGCGCGATCTCGACGGTGAGTTGGCGCGGTTGGAGGCGAGTCTTCGGCAGGGGCGGTGA
- a CDS encoding efflux RND transporter permease subunit: protein MSAASRSGPQAAILAWAIRFRGIVVALACVLVAYGVYGLGRAKYDVFPEFAPPQVSIQTEAVGLTPEQVEVLVTRPIENAISGVPGVRTLRSTSIQGLSVVTVFFNSSSDIYRDRQVVAERLAAAAQQLPQGVQAPVMTPLTSSTSRMLVVGLTSETRSLMELRTVADWTVRLRLLAVPGVASVTVFGGDKRSIQIQVHPDELIRYGLTLNDVLTAARRSTGVRGSGFIDTRNQRIVFQTEGQSLKPDAIARTVLLSRGAASVTLGNVADVVDAPVPPIGGAEIGGKPGVILNLAEQYAADTLKVTQEVEAALEELRPGLAADGITLHADLFRPANFINVATSNVRDSLVLGGILVIVVLFLFLFDMRTAAISCAEIPLSLFAATLILERMGASLDTMTLGGLAIAIGVVVDDAVIDVENIVRRLRENRRLPEPRPFAQVVLDATLEVRGAVVYATFAVILVVLPVMALSGTVGRLFAPLGLAYATAVMASLVVALTVTPALSMALLPDRIPAGDPPVIRWVRAGYQGLLRKLAEWPRTLITVAAALTIAGCAALPFFGRGLIPELKEGHFVVHMATVPGTSIEGSLQVGARIADALLKLPEVRSVAQRAGRAEESEDTFGPHYSELEVALKPGLSGDDTEKAEADIRRTLAGFVGVSASVMTFLTERIEETLSGYTAAVVVNVFGNDLDLLDRKAREIAQVLNEVPGATDVQVQSPPGLPQLTIRLRNPDLERWGFDAVEVLELIRTAYQGDVVGQTYEGNQVFDVMTILDAASRDNITKVGDLPLRSPSGVYVTLRQIADIYQSSGRYQVLHEGARRVQTVTANVTGTDVVSYVRAAKAMIASKIHLPSGAYLQFAGAAEAQSRSQRDLIVNSLIATIGIVLLLSVVTRNWRNLLLVLANLPFALVGGVLAVFATGGVLTLGGMVGFITLFGISLRNSILMIAHYEHLVEMEGWAWGLEAAIAGAADRLTPILMTSIVTGLGILPLAIGMDEPGREIQGPMAIVILGGLVTSMALNLIVLPTLALRYGRFEPKPEEFTHLASSHRSKAAE from the coding sequence GTGAGCGCCGCCTCGCGTTCTGGTCCACAGGCCGCGATCCTCGCTTGGGCGATCCGATTCCGCGGCATTGTCGTCGCGCTCGCTTGCGTTCTCGTCGCCTACGGGGTCTATGGGCTTGGCCGCGCCAAGTACGATGTCTTCCCCGAATTTGCGCCGCCCCAGGTCAGTATTCAGACCGAAGCCGTCGGGCTGACGCCCGAGCAGGTCGAGGTCCTCGTCACACGTCCGATCGAGAACGCCATCAGTGGCGTCCCTGGCGTCCGGACCCTGCGCTCCACGTCGATCCAGGGGCTATCCGTCGTGACGGTGTTTTTCAATTCGTCGAGCGACATTTATCGCGACCGGCAAGTTGTCGCTGAACGTTTGGCGGCTGCCGCGCAGCAGCTTCCGCAGGGGGTGCAGGCGCCCGTCATGACGCCGCTCACGTCATCGACCAGCCGAATGCTGGTGGTTGGCTTGACGTCCGAGACGCGCTCATTGATGGAGCTGCGCACGGTCGCGGACTGGACGGTTCGCTTGCGCCTGCTCGCCGTTCCCGGGGTGGCCAGCGTCACGGTGTTCGGGGGCGACAAGCGCTCGATCCAGATCCAGGTCCACCCTGACGAATTGATCCGATACGGCCTGACGCTCAACGATGTGCTGACCGCAGCGCGCCGGTCGACCGGCGTGCGCGGCTCGGGCTTCATCGACACAAGAAACCAGCGGATTGTCTTTCAGACCGAGGGACAATCGCTCAAGCCAGATGCCATCGCGCGAACCGTGCTGCTGAGCCGGGGGGCCGCGAGTGTCACGCTGGGGAACGTGGCCGATGTCGTTGACGCGCCTGTACCACCCATCGGCGGTGCCGAGATTGGAGGAAAGCCCGGCGTCATTCTCAATCTGGCAGAGCAATATGCCGCCGACACGCTCAAGGTCACGCAGGAGGTCGAAGCGGCACTGGAAGAGCTGCGGCCGGGTCTTGCGGCGGATGGCATCACGCTCCACGCCGATCTTTTCCGACCGGCAAATTTCATCAACGTGGCAACCAGCAATGTCCGGGATTCGCTGGTTTTGGGCGGCATTCTGGTTATCGTCGTCTTGTTCCTCTTTCTGTTCGACATGCGGACAGCAGCGATCTCCTGCGCCGAGATCCCGCTTTCGCTCTTTGCCGCCACGCTGATCCTCGAGCGCATGGGCGCCTCGCTCGACACGATGACGCTTGGCGGGCTGGCCATCGCGATCGGCGTTGTCGTGGATGACGCGGTGATCGACGTCGAGAACATCGTGCGACGCCTGCGCGAGAACAGAAGGCTGCCCGAGCCGCGGCCGTTCGCTCAGGTGGTCCTCGATGCAACGCTCGAGGTTCGCGGCGCCGTCGTCTATGCAACCTTCGCCGTCATTTTGGTGGTCTTGCCGGTGATGGCATTGTCCGGAACGGTTGGACGCCTGTTTGCTCCGCTCGGGCTCGCCTACGCTACCGCCGTCATGGCCTCGCTTGTCGTCGCGTTGACCGTCACGCCCGCCTTGTCGATGGCGCTCCTGCCGGACAGGATTCCCGCCGGCGATCCGCCCGTGATCCGCTGGGTGCGCGCTGGCTACCAGGGCTTGTTGCGGAAGCTTGCAGAATGGCCGCGTACGCTGATCACGGTCGCTGCCGCGCTGACGATTGCCGGCTGCGCTGCGCTGCCGTTTTTCGGCCGCGGGCTCATTCCCGAGTTGAAGGAGGGGCACTTCGTCGTCCACATGGCGACAGTGCCGGGTACATCCATCGAGGGTTCGCTGCAAGTTGGCGCGCGCATCGCCGATGCATTGCTAAAATTGCCTGAGGTGCGGTCGGTTGCGCAGCGCGCAGGGCGGGCGGAAGAGTCCGAGGACACCTTTGGGCCTCACTACAGTGAGCTCGAAGTTGCTTTGAAGCCGGGGTTGTCAGGAGACGACACCGAGAAGGCCGAAGCAGACATTCGCCGAACGCTCGCCGGCTTCGTCGGCGTAAGCGCCTCCGTCATGACTTTTCTGACCGAGCGCATCGAGGAAACGCTCTCGGGATACACCGCGGCCGTTGTGGTCAACGTCTTCGGCAATGATCTCGACCTCCTCGATCGCAAGGCGCGGGAAATTGCCCAGGTATTAAATGAGGTTCCTGGCGCGACCGATGTTCAGGTGCAGTCGCCGCCAGGCCTGCCGCAGCTGACGATCCGCCTCCGCAATCCCGATCTGGAGCGTTGGGGTTTCGACGCGGTGGAGGTGCTCGAATTGATCCGCACCGCCTATCAGGGCGACGTCGTCGGGCAGACCTATGAAGGCAATCAGGTCTTCGACGTCATGACGATCCTGGACGCTGCCAGCCGGGACAACATTACCAAGGTCGGCGATCTGCCATTGCGCAGTCCGAGTGGCGTGTACGTCACGCTCAGGCAGATCGCAGACATTTACCAAAGTTCGGGACGCTACCAGGTCCTCCACGAAGGAGCGCGTCGCGTTCAAACCGTGACAGCCAACGTCACAGGGACCGATGTGGTTTCCTATGTTCGCGCGGCCAAGGCGATGATTGCCTCGAAGATCCATCTTCCCTCCGGAGCGTACCTCCAGTTCGCCGGTGCAGCGGAGGCGCAATCGCGGTCGCAGCGCGATCTCATCGTCAACTCGCTGATCGCCACGATCGGCATCGTCCTCTTACTGTCGGTCGTCACCCGGAACTGGCGCAATCTGCTGCTGGTGCTGGCGAACCTGCCGTTCGCGCTGGTGGGCGGCGTGCTGGCGGTCTTCGCGACCGGTGGGGTTTTGACCCTGGGCGGCATGGTCGGCTTCATCACGTTGTTCGGCATCAGCCTTCGCAATTCGATCCTGATGATCGCACATTACGAACATCTTGTTGAAATGGAGGGCTGGGCATGGGGATTGGAGGCTGCCATCGCGGGCGCCGCCGATCGGCTTACACCTATCCTCATGACGTCGATCGTGACAGGGCTCGGCATCCTGCCGCTCGCGATCGGCATGGACGAACCCGGCCGTGAAATTCAGGGACCGATGGCAATCGTCATCCTGGGCGGGCTCGTAACGTCGATGGCACTTAACCTGATCGTATTGCCGACACTGGCGCTGCGCTATGGACGCTTTGAACCCAAACCTGAGGAATTCACTCACTTGGCTTCATCTCATCGCTCCAAGGCTGCTGAGTGA
- a CDS encoding efflux RND transporter periplasmic adaptor subunit, with protein sequence MSRQKESAVSWSVRLLVAAAVVACGALLGWGLVAGREKAAVEEQQEGAIKVPVRVSDKNGERVIRLDADTQQRSGIETGVLSSTPHPEQLRAYGMVLDVARLTELSNSYANAKAQVQTAQAKLAMSKPAYDRAQKLFNETHVVSQAQVQAAEAAFGTDQASLVAAEAQVRTLSATAYQEWGAVLGKSLIEESPMIKALIERQSFLLQITLPPGVVLPTPPATASIKVGDARQQIAFVSPATRIDPRIQGVSFFYTVAAASGVLPGMNVLAFLPTGKSIEGVAVPASAVVWWQGRAWIYRRTAPSSFTRLAIATDAPTPDGGYIANNVAKDAEIVTQGAQLLLSEEFRAQIQVGEDSQ encoded by the coding sequence ATGAGCCGGCAGAAGGAATCGGCAGTGTCGTGGTCGGTGAGACTGCTGGTTGCGGCGGCCGTCGTCGCTTGCGGTGCTCTGCTGGGTTGGGGACTCGTCGCGGGACGGGAGAAGGCCGCAGTCGAGGAGCAGCAGGAAGGGGCTATCAAGGTCCCGGTTCGGGTCTCCGATAAGAACGGCGAACGGGTGATCAGGCTCGACGCCGATACGCAACAACGCAGCGGCATCGAGACAGGTGTTCTGTCTTCGACTCCCCATCCAGAGCAGCTTCGCGCCTACGGAATGGTTCTCGATGTCGCGCGACTGACTGAGCTCAGCAACAGTTACGCCAATGCCAAGGCGCAGGTGCAGACCGCACAGGCGAAGCTTGCGATGTCGAAACCGGCATACGACCGCGCGCAAAAGCTTTTCAACGAGACTCACGTCGTCTCGCAGGCCCAGGTGCAGGCCGCCGAGGCGGCTTTCGGTACGGACCAGGCCAGTCTGGTCGCAGCGGAAGCTCAGGTACGCACCCTCAGCGCAACGGCCTACCAGGAGTGGGGCGCCGTTCTCGGCAAATCGCTGATCGAGGAGTCCCCGATGATCAAGGCGCTGATCGAGCGGCAGAGTTTCCTGTTGCAAATCACCCTGCCCCCCGGCGTGGTGCTCCCGACGCCACCTGCCACGGCTTCGATAAAGGTCGGCGACGCTCGGCAACAGATCGCCTTCGTATCGCCAGCAACGCGCATCGACCCGAGGATTCAGGGCGTCAGCTTCTTCTACACCGTGGCAGCGGCAAGTGGCGTTCTGCCCGGGATGAACGTGCTCGCCTTCCTGCCCACCGGCAAATCGATCGAGGGCGTCGCAGTGCCAGCCTCCGCTGTCGTCTGGTGGCAAGGTCGAGCCTGGATCTATCGCCGCACGGCCCCGTCGAGTTTCACACGCCTGGCAATCGCAACGGACGCGCCAACACCGGACGGCGGCTACATCGCAAACAACGTGGCGAAAGACGCGGAGATCGTCACACAAGGTGCGCAGTTGCTGCTGTCCGAGGAGTTCCGCGCACAAATCCAGGTTGGCGAGGATTCGCAGTGA